From the genome of Candidatus Hydrogenedentota bacterium, one region includes:
- a CDS encoding ATP-binding cassette domain-containing protein: MAPSIHIRDLRFAWPGQVAPCLTLSALDVGQGEQVFIQGESGAGKSTLLNLIGGVVMPREGRIQILGQPLDALSAPARDRFRVDHIGFIFQQFNLLPYLSALDNVLLPCRFSTTRARRAGARPVEAAQRLLDALEVDAADTARPASTLSVGQQQRVAAARALIGRPELILADE, from the coding sequence ATGGCCCCGAGCATTCATATCCGCGACCTGCGCTTCGCCTGGCCAGGCCAGGTTGCACCGTGTCTCACCCTGTCCGCCCTGGATGTGGGCCAGGGTGAGCAGGTGTTCATCCAGGGCGAAAGCGGCGCCGGCAAGAGCACCCTGCTCAACCTCATCGGCGGCGTGGTAATGCCCCGGGAAGGCCGTATCCAGATCCTCGGCCAGCCCCTGGACGCCCTGTCGGCCCCCGCCCGGGACCGCTTCCGGGTCGATCACATCGGCTTCATCTTCCAGCAGTTCAATCTGCTGCCCTATCTGTCGGCCCTCGACAACGTCCTCCTGCCCTGCCGCTTCTCCACTACCCGGGCCCGGCGAGCCGGCGCCCGGCCCGTGGAGGCGGCGCAACGGCTCCTGGATGCCCTGGAGGTGGATGCCGCCGACACAGCCCGGCCGGCGAGCACCCTGTCCGTCGGGCAACAGCAGCGGGTGGCTGCCGCCCGGGCGCTGATCGGGCGGCCGGAGCTGATCCTCGCCGACGAG